One part of the Aurantibacillus circumpalustris genome encodes these proteins:
- a CDS encoding 7-carboxy-7-deazaguanine synthase QueE: protein MEEFYTIQGEGFNTGKAAYFIRIGGCDVGCHWCDVKESWDANIHPLTPIEKIIENVIAYKANSVVVTGGEPLIYNLDSLTALLKQNNIETFIETSGAYTLSGNWDWICLSPKKTMAPLKEVYSKANELKVIIFNKHDFVWAEEQAALVGKDCYLYLQPEWSKHAQLVPEIIEYVKDHPKWMISLQTHKYMNIP from the coding sequence ATGGAGGAGTTCTATACCATTCAAGGTGAGGGATTTAATACCGGTAAAGCTGCTTATTTTATTCGGATTGGTGGTTGTGATGTTGGTTGTCATTGGTGCGACGTGAAAGAAAGTTGGGATGCGAACATTCATCCTTTAACTCCGATTGAAAAAATAATTGAAAATGTAATTGCTTATAAAGCGAATAGTGTTGTGGTTACTGGCGGTGAGCCTTTGATCTATAATCTAGATAGTCTTACCGCTTTATTAAAACAAAATAATATTGAAACGTTTATTGAAACGTCTGGTGCTTACACCTTAAGTGGCAACTGGGACTGGATTTGCCTTTCTCCTAAAAAAACGATGGCGCCTTTAAAAGAGGTGTATTCAAAAGCAAATGAGTTAAAAGTGATTATTTTTAATAAGCATGATTTTGTTTGGGCCGAAGAGCAAGCTGCTCTGGTTGGTAAGGACTGTTATCTTTATTTACAACCTGAATGGAGTAAACATGCGCAATTGGTTCCAGAAATTATTGAGTATGTAAAGGATCATCCGAAATGGATGATTAGTTTGCAAACGCATAAGTACATGAATATTCCTTAG
- a CDS encoding T9SS type A sorting domain-containing protein — MLNKTHSIKKIIFIGLFFLSVACIKGQQIGNYVNNGSFENYFMPNILNKVPYYWGATDSSKFYGGLLTTPSNIPLSSFTFQFPKQGKNHLITAFFSINTYNNRGYPRNRLKENLKNGSVYCVSFYVNLSDQSTHGVDAIGAFFGGNALDTITKCTDPITYLTPQIENPINNIITDTLNWVLITGTFVANGSEKYMLIGNFKSNANTDTALTNPTNFPANFAEYLIDAVSVIELDLPAYAGPDKALLLGDSVYIGRESDFAIDSGCTWYKFPNMSTPIKISSGLWVKPTVTSTYVVKQVLDCSAEKWDTVVVYMNPVGNVELEMLNDKLETFPNPADDYLELKITPLELFKEIKTVSIYDNLGQLIDEQKINFENKSVRITTSDLPNGVYFLRLKSSNSNSVNKRFVIAR; from the coding sequence ATGCTAAATAAAACCCATAGCATTAAAAAAATAATTTTCATAGGATTATTCTTTTTGAGTGTGGCCTGTATAAAGGGCCAGCAAATTGGGAATTATGTGAATAATGGAAGCTTTGAGAATTATTTCATGCCAAATATTCTTAATAAAGTACCTTATTATTGGGGTGCTACAGATAGTTCTAAGTTTTACGGTGGGTTATTAACAACCCCATCAAATATTCCATTATCAAGCTTCACTTTTCAATTTCCGAAACAAGGAAAAAATCATTTAATAACGGCGTTTTTTTCAATAAATACATACAACAATAGAGGTTACCCTAGAAACAGACTTAAAGAAAATTTAAAAAACGGTTCCGTTTATTGCGTTTCATTTTATGTAAATCTTTCAGATCAATCCACTCATGGTGTTGACGCCATTGGTGCTTTTTTCGGTGGTAATGCTTTGGATACTATTACAAAATGTACAGACCCAATTACCTATTTAACTCCACAAATCGAAAATCCAATAAACAACATTATTACTGATACATTAAACTGGGTACTGATAACAGGCACTTTTGTTGCCAACGGTTCTGAAAAGTACATGCTCATTGGTAATTTTAAAAGTAACGCAAACACTGATACAGCTCTAACAAATCCGACAAACTTCCCTGCAAATTTTGCAGAATATTTAATAGATGCTGTTAGTGTTATAGAATTGGATCTTCCTGCTTATGCAGGTCCTGATAAAGCTTTGCTTTTAGGAGACAGTGTTTATATTGGAAGAGAATCTGATTTTGCGATTGATTCAGGTTGCACTTGGTATAAGTTTCCAAATATGAGTACACCTATTAAAATTAGTTCTGGTTTATGGGTGAAGCCAACTGTCACGTCAACGTATGTTGTAAAACAAGTACTAGATTGCAGTGCTGAGAAATGGGATACTGTCGTTGTTTATATGAATCCTGTTGGAAATGTTGAATTAGAGATGTTAAATGATAAATTAGAAACATTCCCAAATCCCGCTGATGATTATTTAGAATTAAAAATTACACCCCTAGAACTATTCAAAGAAATTAAGACGGTCAGTATTTATGATAATCTCGGTCAATTAATCGATGAGCAAAAAATAAATTTTGAAAATAAGTCTGTTAGAATAACAACAAGTGATTTACCAAATGGTGTTTATTTTTTGAGATTAAAAAGTAGTAATTCTAATAGTGTGAATAAACGTTTTGTAATAGCGCGTTGA
- a CDS encoding N-acetylmuramoyl-L-alanine amidase, with protein MKFYASFFCLFVFVSSAQTIKDCKYRFDNYLNFKGSLNRSVKFESNAFYLMNKGEKEFAVYANEIKLLSDYFQHATAEEQERLIRIKKTNKFSKKQVDSLVSSFKRPTIRNFGAQNLPLKGYRIALDPGHFSTNLADAESEQKYLYFVADTINARFDTIKIFESALTFNTAHILKNMLEEKGAEVFITRTQADFTSFNCTYQDWIKLYKERALDSLQHFKILSQEKYKKLLNANNHDLFWDFFRDYELANRADKINAYKPDVTVIIHYNVDEKNAPWKQHTQKNFSMTFIGGAFTADNLSKTDNKINFLRLLLTNQLNRSENLSAKAVSNFNKILEIPLAKASDADYLKDNCIATVSPGVFCRNLALCRRVNSPLVYGESLYQDNEKETGLLMRSDMDIYGIRANDRLYKVALSYYQAIEMFLIKK; from the coding sequence ATGAAATTTTACGCTTCGTTTTTTTGTTTGTTTGTTTTTGTTTCTTCGGCTCAAACAATAAAAGACTGTAAATACCGATTTGACAATTACCTCAATTTTAAAGGCTCTTTAAACCGATCGGTAAAGTTTGAAAGCAATGCTTTTTATTTAATGAATAAGGGCGAAAAAGAATTCGCTGTGTATGCCAATGAAATTAAATTACTTTCCGATTACTTTCAACATGCTACCGCCGAAGAACAAGAACGTTTAATTCGTATAAAAAAAACAAATAAGTTTTCAAAAAAACAGGTTGATAGTTTGGTCTCCTCTTTCAAAAGACCAACAATAAGAAATTTTGGAGCTCAAAATTTACCATTAAAGGGTTACCGCATTGCGCTTGATCCTGGGCACTTTTCAACGAATCTGGCTGATGCGGAGTCTGAACAAAAATACCTGTATTTTGTTGCCGATACGATTAATGCGCGTTTTGATACGATAAAGATTTTTGAGAGCGCGTTGACTTTTAACACGGCACATATTTTAAAAAACATGCTGGAAGAGAAGGGGGCAGAGGTGTTTATTACACGAACTCAAGCAGATTTCACATCCTTTAATTGTACTTATCAAGATTGGATTAAACTTTATAAAGAAAGAGCGCTCGACAGTCTACAGCACTTTAAAATCTTAAGCCAAGAAAAATATAAAAAACTCTTAAACGCCAATAATCATGATTTATTCTGGGATTTTTTTAGGGATTATGAATTAGCAAACAGAGCCGATAAAATTAATGCTTACAAACCAGATGTGACTGTGATTATTCATTACAACGTTGATGAAAAAAACGCACCTTGGAAACAGCACACACAAAAGAACTTCTCCATGACCTTTATTGGAGGAGCTTTCACGGCGGATAACTTAAGCAAAACAGATAATAAAATTAATTTTCTTCGGCTTCTTTTAACCAATCAATTGAACCGTTCTGAAAATCTCTCGGCTAAAGCTGTTTCTAACTTCAACAAAATTCTTGAAATACCATTGGCAAAAGCAAGCGATGCCGATTATTTGAAGGATAATTGTATTGCCACTGTTAGTCCAGGCGTATTCTGTAGAAACTTAGCACTGTGTCGAAGAGTAAACTCACCCTTAGTTTACGGCGAGAGTTTGTATCAGGATAATGAAAAAGAAACCGGTTTGTTAATGCGCTCTGACATGGATATTTACGGTATTAGAGCGAATGATAGATTGTATAAAGTGGCTTTGAGTTATTATCAGGCCATAGAAATGTTTCTTATAAAAAAATAA
- the arfB gene encoding alternative ribosome rescue aminoacyl-tRNA hydrolase ArfB — protein MLTEEQIQKIFKKDLSFQTSRSGGKGGQNVNKVETKVSIDFDVKASVALTERQKETILKRHSDFIDDSVIQIIGNIHRSQLENKEEAKNKLIALLNKLLKPIKKRVATKPGKGAKEKKLKNKKIRGEKKQTRKKITDF, from the coding sequence ATGTTAACAGAAGAGCAAATACAAAAGATTTTCAAAAAGGATTTAAGCTTCCAAACCTCCCGCTCTGGTGGAAAAGGAGGCCAAAACGTAAATAAGGTAGAAACCAAAGTATCTATTGATTTTGACGTAAAAGCATCGGTTGCGCTCACTGAACGTCAAAAAGAAACCATCCTTAAACGGCATTCTGATTTTATTGACGATTCTGTAATTCAAATTATTGGCAATATTCACCGCAGTCAGCTCGAAAACAAAGAAGAAGCAAAAAACAAACTCATAGCTCTTTTAAACAAATTATTAAAACCAATCAAAAAAAGGGTGGCGACGAAACCTGGTAAAGGTGCCAAAGAGAAAAAGCTGAAGAACAAAAAAATACGCGGAGAAAAAAAACAAACGCGTAAAAAGATCACTGATTTTTGA
- a CDS encoding MBOAT family O-acyltransferase, whose protein sequence is MLFNSLIFTIFLPVVFAVYWILKPKYRNFFLLLASYYFYYSYNPVFVLLLFGTSAFDYWCAREIDKTLTRKKLYLTLSLISNLGILAAFKYSAFFYNSFFGTFQLITGTTFNYVEDFIIPAGLSFYTFQSISYTVDVYRGKYKANDSLYQFLLFVSFFPHMVAGPIVRYNTLMPQFKIVSYFKNINWQSFATLTTWGYFKKLVIADNLNLIVTPIFNDVDAYSGLELLLGGFLFVIQVYCDFSGYSDIATGISKLFNINLSLNWRRPLLSSSLHEFWKRNHISITTWFRNYLYIGLGGNRVPYERWLLNVFLVFVISGLWHGANVTFIVWGSIHGVFYIGEIFLRKWFPNFYVPKPLGWFYLIVFHTLSLIAFRASNVVDLTNIYSTIFSFKTNYFSLEHLLNLQDRFFFVIILFVSFVLFIKEINEEFALLNRYKTIYDFAKPLLYICFIVLIFILGNFSANTFIYFQF, encoded by the coding sequence ATGCTATTTAACAGCCTCATATTCACCATTTTTCTACCCGTAGTTTTTGCTGTGTACTGGATTTTAAAACCCAAGTACCGCAATTTCTTTCTGCTCCTAGCTTCCTACTATTTTTATTATAGTTACAATCCTGTTTTCGTTTTGTTGTTATTTGGCACCTCTGCTTTTGATTATTGGTGTGCTAGGGAAATAGATAAAACACTTACCCGAAAAAAATTATATCTAACACTCAGCTTAATTAGTAATCTTGGAATACTCGCTGCGTTTAAGTATTCGGCTTTTTTCTATAATTCTTTTTTTGGAACCTTTCAATTGATTACAGGCACAACCTTTAATTATGTGGAAGACTTTATCATTCCAGCAGGTTTATCCTTCTATACTTTTCAATCCATAAGTTACACGGTGGATGTTTACAGAGGAAAATATAAAGCAAATGACAGTTTGTACCAGTTCTTGTTGTTTGTATCCTTCTTCCCACACATGGTTGCAGGACCGATTGTTCGCTATAATACCTTAATGCCACAATTTAAAATTGTAAGCTACTTTAAGAATATTAATTGGCAGTCCTTTGCAACACTTACTACTTGGGGCTACTTTAAAAAATTAGTAATAGCCGATAATTTAAACCTTATTGTAACGCCCATTTTTAATGATGTTGACGCTTATAGCGGTTTAGAATTACTATTGGGTGGATTTTTATTTGTGATACAAGTGTATTGCGATTTTAGTGGTTATAGTGATATAGCTACTGGAATTTCAAAATTATTTAATATCAACCTGAGTTTAAATTGGCGGCGTCCCCTACTCTCCAGTTCTTTACACGAGTTTTGGAAACGCAACCACATTAGTATTACCACTTGGTTTAGAAACTATTTATACATTGGTTTAGGTGGAAACCGTGTTCCTTATGAGCGCTGGCTACTGAATGTTTTTTTAGTGTTTGTGATAAGTGGATTGTGGCATGGCGCCAATGTTACTTTTATTGTTTGGGGAAGTATTCATGGTGTATTTTATATTGGAGAGATTTTTTTACGAAAATGGTTTCCTAACTTTTATGTACCAAAACCCCTTGGATGGTTTTATCTCATTGTATTTCATACACTTTCACTCATTGCATTTAGAGCGTCGAATGTGGTAGATCTCACAAACATTTATAGTACTATTTTTAGTTTCAAAACAAATTATTTTTCACTTGAACATTTGTTAAACTTGCAGGATCGCTTTTTCTTTGTGATTATACTATTCGTGAGCTTTGTACTATTTATAAAGGAGATCAACGAAGAGTTTGCGCTGTTAAATCGTTACAAGACAATTTACGATTTTGCAAAACCCTTGCTTTATATCTGTTTTATAGTGCTCATTTTTATACTTGGTAATTTTTCGGCCAATACCTTTATCTATTTTCAGTTTTGA